One stretch of Sinomonas terrae DNA includes these proteins:
- a CDS encoding 1-phosphofructokinase family hexose kinase: protein MIVTLTANPSLDRTVELGGPLLRGEVQRAVAVRQESGGKGVNVSRALVASGLETLAVLPGDPGDPLLAGLQTTNVPFAALPIDQALRSNVTLTEPGGVTTKVNEPGPELSLDQQEQLLKLLVEQSSGASWVVLAGSLPPGVPAGFYTSAAERLRAEFGASAPKIAVDSSGAPLAASLGGRPDLLKPNADELAELATLVGLPDPGTPADLEASPERAATAARSLVDAGVGAVLATLGAKGAVLVTADGAWLATHAPIRAVSTVGAGDSSLAGYLLADTSGADAEGRLRQAVAHGAAAASLPGSTVPAVNQTDPSAVTVTALTKD, encoded by the coding sequence ATGATCGTGACCCTGACCGCCAATCCGAGCCTGGACCGCACCGTCGAGCTCGGCGGCCCCCTCCTGCGGGGCGAGGTGCAGCGCGCAGTCGCCGTCCGGCAGGAGTCCGGCGGCAAGGGTGTGAATGTTTCCCGTGCGCTCGTCGCCTCAGGCCTCGAGACGCTCGCCGTGCTCCCGGGCGACCCGGGAGATCCCCTCCTCGCGGGCCTCCAAACAACCAACGTCCCGTTCGCGGCGCTCCCGATCGACCAGGCCCTCCGCTCGAACGTGACCCTCACGGAGCCAGGAGGAGTGACCACCAAGGTCAACGAGCCTGGCCCGGAACTCAGCCTGGACCAGCAGGAGCAGCTCCTCAAGCTCCTTGTGGAGCAGTCGAGCGGGGCCTCGTGGGTCGTGCTCGCAGGATCCCTGCCGCCCGGGGTCCCGGCCGGCTTCTACACATCGGCAGCCGAGCGCCTGCGCGCGGAATTCGGCGCGTCCGCCCCGAAGATCGCCGTCGACTCTTCGGGTGCCCCGTTGGCCGCCTCACTCGGCGGCCGGCCGGACCTCCTCAAGCCCAACGCGGACGAGCTCGCCGAGCTCGCCACGCTCGTCGGCCTCCCAGACCCCGGCACCCCGGCGGATCTCGAGGCCTCCCCTGAGCGAGCGGCTACCGCCGCACGCTCTCTCGTCGACGCTGGAGTGGGCGCAGTGCTTGCGACGCTCGGCGCGAAAGGTGCCGTCCTCGTGACGGCCGACGGCGCGTGGCTCGCCACGCATGCCCCCATCCGGGCCGTCAGCACCGTGGGTGCCGGCGACTCCTCGCTGGCCGGGTACCTCCTGGCCGACACCAGCGGAGCGGACGCCGAAGGCCGTCTCCGTCAGGCAGTCGCCCACGGCGCGGCGGCGGCCTCCCTGCCGGGATCGACAGTCCCGGCAGTCAACCAGACCGATCCCTCTGCCGTGACCGTCACGGCTCTCACGAAGGACTGA
- a CDS encoding PTS fructose transporter subunit IIABC: MTELISPELVLLDVALGDASADVIRKLAQTVADDGRATAADGLFADAYAREQKTATGVPGGIAIPHCRSEAVQVPSLAMARLSQPVDFGAKDGPADIVFFIAAPSGADQEHLKLLAKLARSLIKKDFTASLRAARTPEDVVALVNEALGLSTSGAPAEPAAPAPVAAPAAHQRRQLVVAVTACPTGIAHTYMAADSLVAAGKENGIDVIVETQGSAGATPIPQTVIDNADAVVFAVEVDVRGKDRFAGKPYVQSPVKRAIDEPLVMLNEALTVAADPNGRRLAATGGAPAEESEGRESAGGKLKRSLLTGVSYMIPFVAAGGLLIALGFLFGGYDITKYASTIVLKNNFFDLPTQFGPQAWGPLGAYVGAVLFTIGSTSLGFLVPALAGYIAYAIADRPGIAPGFTAGAVAGLMGAGFLGGIVGGLLAGYTAHWLGSLSAPKWLRGLMPVAIIPLIASIIASGLMFVVLGWPIKAITDGLNSWLSGMSGAAAVGLGIILGLMMCFDLGGPVNKVAYSFAVAGLSAATATNQAPYHIMAAVMAAGMVPPLAMALATVISPKTFNAAEHENGKAAWLLGASFISEGAIPFAAADPFRIIPASMLGGAITGALSMAFNAGSKAPHGGIFVFFAIDNFVMWVVSIAVGVVVTALATVGLKRYVGRKAPAAVEAQPVAA; encoded by the coding sequence ATGACCGAACTCATCAGCCCGGAGCTGGTCCTGCTGGACGTCGCCCTCGGCGACGCTTCGGCTGACGTGATCCGGAAGCTCGCCCAGACCGTCGCAGACGACGGCCGCGCGACGGCCGCTGACGGCCTCTTCGCGGACGCCTACGCCCGCGAGCAGAAGACGGCCACCGGGGTTCCCGGCGGCATCGCCATTCCGCACTGCCGATCGGAGGCCGTCCAGGTTCCCTCCCTCGCGATGGCTCGCCTTTCGCAGCCGGTCGACTTCGGAGCCAAGGACGGTCCGGCCGACATCGTCTTCTTCATCGCGGCCCCTTCGGGCGCCGACCAGGAGCACCTCAAGCTCCTCGCCAAGCTCGCCCGGAGCCTCATCAAGAAGGACTTCACGGCATCCCTCCGCGCCGCCCGCACCCCCGAGGACGTGGTGGCGCTCGTGAACGAGGCACTCGGCCTCAGCACCTCGGGTGCCCCGGCCGAACCGGCTGCGCCCGCTCCCGTGGCCGCCCCTGCCGCTCACCAACGCCGCCAGCTCGTCGTCGCCGTGACCGCATGCCCCACCGGCATCGCCCACACCTACATGGCGGCCGATTCACTCGTGGCAGCGGGCAAGGAGAACGGCATCGACGTCATTGTCGAGACGCAGGGCTCGGCCGGAGCGACGCCGATTCCGCAGACCGTCATCGACAACGCGGACGCCGTCGTGTTCGCCGTCGAGGTCGATGTCCGCGGCAAGGACCGCTTCGCCGGCAAGCCCTACGTCCAGTCGCCCGTCAAGCGAGCCATCGACGAGCCGCTCGTCATGCTCAACGAGGCGCTCACCGTCGCCGCGGATCCGAACGGACGGAGGCTCGCCGCGACCGGTGGTGCCCCGGCCGAGGAGTCGGAGGGCCGCGAATCGGCCGGCGGCAAGCTCAAGCGCTCACTCCTCACCGGCGTCAGCTACATGATCCCGTTCGTCGCCGCAGGCGGTCTGCTCATCGCGCTCGGCTTCCTGTTCGGCGGCTACGACATCACGAAGTACGCGAGCACGATCGTTCTGAAGAACAACTTCTTCGACCTGCCGACGCAGTTCGGGCCGCAGGCCTGGGGCCCACTCGGGGCGTATGTGGGTGCGGTACTGTTCACAATCGGCTCGACCTCGCTTGGCTTCCTCGTTCCCGCCCTTGCCGGCTACATCGCCTACGCCATCGCCGACCGACCCGGCATCGCACCCGGCTTCACTGCCGGTGCTGTCGCTGGCCTCATGGGCGCCGGCTTCCTCGGCGGCATCGTCGGCGGCCTCCTGGCCGGCTACACCGCCCACTGGCTCGGCTCGCTTTCCGCGCCCAAGTGGCTGCGCGGCCTCATGCCGGTCGCGATCATCCCGCTCATCGCCTCGATCATTGCCTCCGGCCTCATGTTCGTGGTCCTCGGCTGGCCCATCAAGGCGATCACCGACGGCCTCAACTCGTGGCTCTCGGGCATGTCAGGCGCAGCTGCGGTTGGCCTCGGCATCATCCTCGGCCTGATGATGTGCTTCGACCTCGGCGGCCCGGTCAACAAGGTTGCGTACTCCTTCGCCGTGGCCGGCCTCAGCGCCGCCACCGCGACGAACCAGGCTCCATACCACATCATGGCCGCCGTCATGGCTGCCGGCATGGTGCCGCCCCTCGCAATGGCCCTCGCGACCGTCATCTCGCCCAAGACGTTCAACGCGGCGGAGCACGAGAACGGCAAGGCTGCGTGGCTCCTCGGCGCATCGTTCATCTCCGAGGGCGCTATCCCGTTCGCCGCGGCCGATCCGTTCCGGATCATCCCGGCCTCGATGCTCGGCGGTGCCATCACGGGCGCGCTCAGCATGGCCTTCAACGCGGGCTCGAAGGCTCCTCACGGCGGCATCTTCGTCTTCTTCGCGATTGACAACTTCGTCATGTGGGTCGTCTCGATCGCTGTTGGTGTCGTCGTGACGGCTCTGGCGACCGTCGGTCTCAAGCGCTACGTTGGCAGGAAGGCCCCCGCGGCCGTCGAAGCTCAGCCTGTCGCCGCCTGA
- a CDS encoding putative PEP-binding protein, translating into MQQFHGVGVTPGRVVGPVRQMPAPVREPSAGAPAGVSAEAEAERIRAASKAVQASLKARAGAASGDAKAVLEATALMAADPMLVKGAVKLLGPDAAGGPRSAERAVWESGAAVAEKLKSLGGYMAERAADVLDVRARIVAELTGAPAPGIPDSPAPFVLAAEDLAPADTATLDPAKVLALVTSGGGPQSHTAILARALGLPAVVAAPGVEAIPDGTLVYVDAAAGQVVPGPGEPERAAAAAWAARASALASFDGHGRLADGHPVPLLANVATGPDAARAAAAGAEGVGLLRTEFAFLDRDTEPTHAEQVAAYGAVFAHFASKKVVIRTLDAGADKPLPFLTNTDEPNPALGVRGYRTDAASPGVLARQLAAIADAAAQHEADVWVMAPMVSTPEEAAAFTALAHAAGLPVAGVMVEVPSAALTAGHVLAHADFASLGTNDLTQYAMAADRMLGPLAALNDPWQPAVLHLVKATTDGAAAAAAATGTPKPVGVCGESAADPALAVVLAGLGVTTLSMTPRAIPAVAHVLATTTLPQAQHLAALALAAPTADAARTAVRTHLPALADLGL; encoded by the coding sequence ATGCAGCAGTTTCACGGTGTTGGTGTGACGCCGGGGCGTGTGGTGGGGCCGGTGCGGCAGATGCCGGCCCCGGTGCGGGAGCCTTCGGCGGGGGCACCGGCGGGGGTGTCCGCGGAGGCCGAGGCCGAGCGGATCCGGGCCGCGTCCAAGGCGGTCCAGGCCTCGCTGAAGGCCAGGGCCGGGGCGGCCTCGGGGGACGCGAAGGCCGTGCTGGAGGCCACCGCGCTGATGGCCGCGGACCCGATGCTGGTCAAGGGCGCCGTGAAGCTGCTGGGCCCGGACGCGGCCGGCGGGCCCCGCTCCGCCGAGCGGGCGGTGTGGGAGTCCGGGGCCGCGGTCGCGGAGAAGCTGAAGTCCCTGGGCGGGTACATGGCCGAGCGCGCCGCGGACGTCCTGGACGTCCGGGCCCGGATCGTCGCCGAGCTCACCGGCGCCCCCGCCCCGGGGATCCCGGACTCCCCGGCCCCGTTCGTCCTGGCCGCCGAGGACCTGGCCCCGGCCGACACCGCGACCCTGGACCCGGCCAAGGTCCTGGCCCTCGTCACCTCCGGGGGCGGGCCCCAGTCCCACACCGCGATCCTGGCCCGGGCCCTGGGCCTGCCCGCCGTCGTCGCCGCCCCCGGCGTCGAGGCCATCCCGGACGGGACGCTGGTCTACGTCGACGCCGCCGCCGGGCAGGTCGTGCCCGGCCCCGGGGAGCCCGAGCGGGCCGCCGCCGCGGCCTGGGCCGCCCGGGCCTCGGCCCTGGCCTCCTTCGACGGGCACGGGCGCCTGGCCGACGGGCACCCCGTGCCCCTGCTGGCCAACGTCGCCACCGGCCCCGACGCCGCCAGGGCCGCCGCCGCCGGCGCCGAGGGGGTCGGGCTGCTGCGCACCGAGTTCGCCTTCCTCGACCGCGACACCGAGCCCACCCACGCCGAGCAGGTCGCCGCCTACGGGGCCGTGTTCGCCCACTTCGCCTCGAAGAAGGTCGTCATCCGCACCCTCGACGCCGGCGCCGACAAGCCCCTGCCCTTCCTGACCAACACCGACGAGCCCAACCCCGCCCTCGGGGTCCGCGGCTACCGCACCGACGCCGCCTCCCCCGGGGTCCTGGCCCGCCAGCTCGCCGCCATCGCCGACGCCGCCGCCCAGCACGAGGCCGACGTGTGGGTCATGGCCCCCATGGTCTCCACCCCCGAGGAGGCCGCCGCGTTCACCGCCCTGGCCCACGCCGCCGGCCTCCCGGTCGCCGGGGTCATGGTCGAGGTCCCCTCCGCCGCCCTGACCGCCGGCCACGTCCTGGCCCACGCCGACTTCGCCTCCCTGGGCACCAACGACCTCACCCAGTACGCCATGGCCGCCGACCGCATGCTCGGCCCCCTCGCAGCCCTGAACGACCCCTGGCAGCCCGCCGTCCTGCACCTGGTCAAGGCCACCACCGACGGCGCCGCCGCCGCAGCCGCCGCCACCGGCACCCCCAAGCCCGTCGGAGTCTGCGGCGAGTCCGCCGCCGACCCCGCCCTCGCCGTCGTCCTGGCCGGCCTCGGCGTCACCACCCTGTCCATGACCCCCCGCGCCATCCCCGCCGTCGCCCACGTCCTGGCCACCACCACCCTCCCCCAGGCCCAGCACCTCGCCGCCCTCGCCCTCGCCGCCCCCACCGCCGACGCCGCCCGCACCGCCGTCCGCACCCACCTCCCCGCCCTGGCCGACCTCGGCCTCTGA
- a CDS encoding HPr family phosphocarrier protein — protein sequence MAERTATIGSRVGLHARPAAIFAEAAANTGIEVTIAKEGDPEDEALDASSILSLMSLGAEYGQKVTLRADGPGADTALDQLVTVLETDHDAQ from the coding sequence ATGGCAGAACGCACCGCCACCATCGGCTCCCGCGTCGGACTCCACGCCCGCCCCGCCGCGATCTTCGCCGAAGCCGCCGCCAACACCGGCATCGAGGTCACCATCGCCAAAGAAGGCGACCCCGAAGACGAGGCCCTGGACGCCTCCAGCATCCTCTCCCTCATGTCCCTCGGCGCCGAATACGGCCAGAAAGTCACCCTCCGCGCCGACGGCCCCGGCGCCGACACCGCCCTCGACCAACTCGTCACCGTCCTCGAAACCGACCACGACGCCCAATAA
- a CDS encoding pentapeptide repeat-containing protein — MSPRAESIRPRLSELRLDNLVAGYAGDLDSGERAEGLAFDGVDLADRGLAGVAFVECTLDGVTVDGADLTGASFVETRIDRLGAPSLTAPRSRFRDVELGASRIGSAELYDTTWSGVAVRGCKLGFVNLRAAELTDVLFEDCVIEELDLGRAKATRVAFEGSIVETLDVTGAELRHVDLRGARLGRVAGMPGLRGAIVSSLQAAELAEAMAEQLGITVQG, encoded by the coding sequence GTGAGCCCCCGCGCCGAGTCCATCCGTCCCCGGCTGAGCGAATTGCGCCTCGACAACCTCGTCGCGGGATACGCGGGGGACCTCGATTCGGGTGAGCGGGCGGAGGGACTTGCGTTCGACGGCGTCGACCTCGCCGATCGGGGCCTGGCGGGGGTTGCCTTCGTCGAGTGCACGCTCGACGGCGTCACGGTCGACGGCGCGGACCTCACCGGAGCGTCGTTCGTGGAGACTCGGATCGACCGCCTCGGTGCGCCGAGCCTCACTGCCCCGCGCTCGCGGTTCCGGGACGTTGAACTCGGAGCCTCCCGCATCGGATCGGCCGAGCTCTACGACACGACGTGGTCCGGCGTCGCAGTCCGGGGCTGCAAGCTCGGCTTCGTCAACCTGCGCGCGGCGGAGCTCACCGACGTGCTGTTCGAGGACTGCGTCATCGAGGAACTCGACCTCGGCCGCGCCAAAGCCACTCGAGTGGCCTTCGAAGGCTCCATCGTCGAGACCCTCGACGTCACCGGCGCCGAGCTCCGGCATGTAGACCTACGAGGTGCGCGACTGGGGAGAGTGGCGGGGATGCCCGGTCTTCGGGGCGCGATCGTGAGCAGTCTCCAAGCCGCCGAACTCGCAGAGGCCATGGCCGAGCAACTCGGCATCACAGTCCAGGGCTGA
- a CDS encoding D-2-hydroxyacid dehydrogenase family protein has product MRIAVLDDYQGVAAGFADWDSLGADVTFFSEHLGHDDDAVVAALEDFDALVVMRERTPLRAERLERLPNLRLIVSTGRRNASIDLKETAARGITVCGTGYVPAPAAEHTWALIHAATRRLDVELGAIRSGGWQTTVGRGLEGRRLSVLGLGNLGSRVAKVGLAFGMDVVAWSQNLTDERAAEVGVRRVEKDELFATADILTIHLVLSKRSRGIVGPDELALMSPDAILVNTSRGPLVDEAALLDALAHDRLGLAALDVFDVEPLPADHPLRSEPRAILTPHIGYVTQEQYEIFYQDAVEDIAAFTAGSPIRVMELP; this is encoded by the coding sequence ATGAGGATCGCTGTGCTCGATGACTATCAGGGCGTCGCCGCCGGGTTCGCGGATTGGGATTCGCTGGGTGCGGACGTCACCTTCTTCTCGGAGCACTTGGGGCACGACGACGACGCTGTCGTCGCGGCGCTTGAGGACTTCGATGCACTGGTGGTGATGCGGGAGCGGACCCCGCTCCGGGCCGAGCGCCTTGAGCGCCTCCCGAATCTGCGGCTCATCGTCTCGACCGGGCGCCGCAACGCCTCGATCGACCTCAAGGAGACGGCCGCCCGCGGCATCACGGTCTGCGGCACCGGCTACGTGCCCGCGCCGGCCGCAGAGCACACGTGGGCCCTCATCCATGCCGCGACCCGGAGGCTCGATGTCGAACTGGGGGCGATCCGCTCAGGCGGGTGGCAGACGACTGTGGGACGGGGGCTCGAAGGGCGGCGGCTGAGCGTGCTCGGCCTCGGCAACCTCGGCTCGCGCGTCGCGAAGGTCGGGCTTGCGTTCGGCATGGATGTCGTGGCCTGGAGCCAGAACCTCACCGATGAGCGGGCGGCCGAGGTCGGCGTGCGGCGGGTCGAGAAGGACGAGCTGTTCGCAACGGCGGACATCCTCACCATTCACCTCGTGCTCTCGAAGCGTTCGCGTGGCATCGTGGGGCCTGATGAGCTCGCTCTCATGAGTCCGGACGCAATCCTCGTCAACACGTCGAGAGGGCCGCTCGTCGACGAGGCCGCGCTCCTCGATGCCCTCGCCCACGACCGCCTCGGGCTCGCGGCGCTTGACGTCTTCGACGTCGAACCGCTCCCCGCCGACCACCCCCTGCGGAGCGAGCCGCGCGCCATCCTCACGCCGCACATCGGGTATGTGACGCAGGAGCAGTACGAGATCTTCTACCAGGACGCCGTCGAGGACATCGCAGCGTTTACGGCCGGCTCGCCCATCCGGGTCATGGAGCTGCCTTAG
- a CDS encoding SDR family NAD(P)-dependent oxidoreductase, which yields MGATRLGSMTTALITGASSGLGAEFARQLAAQGHGLVLVARDEDRLQRLAAELRSRTGVEVEVLPADLTDQAQLSAVVDRVADPARPVGILVNNAGIGLLHDFDRNPLEDEVRHLRLHVEATMSLCHAALAAMTERREGRIVNVASVAAYLPRGSYSAAKAWTLSFSRWANLHYRRDGVLVTALCPGFVHTEFHERMGMSKRFIPPFLWLRASRVVREGLLDNLRGKAVSIPSRRYKAVALVSHVLPRRLLVGPRRRPLN from the coding sequence ATGGGCGCGACTAGGCTGGGCAGCATGACGACGGCGCTCATCACGGGTGCGAGTTCCGGCCTCGGAGCCGAATTCGCCCGTCAGCTCGCTGCCCAGGGCCACGGCCTCGTGCTCGTCGCGCGCGACGAGGACAGGCTTCAGCGACTCGCCGCGGAACTCCGCTCGCGGACCGGCGTCGAGGTCGAGGTGCTCCCCGCCGACCTGACGGATCAGGCGCAGCTCTCCGCCGTCGTCGACCGCGTCGCCGACCCTGCGCGGCCCGTGGGAATCCTCGTGAACAACGCCGGGATCGGCCTTCTCCACGACTTCGATCGGAACCCCCTCGAGGACGAGGTGCGGCACCTGCGGCTGCACGTCGAGGCGACCATGAGCCTGTGCCACGCCGCTCTTGCGGCGATGACAGAGCGGCGCGAGGGTCGCATCGTCAATGTCGCCTCCGTCGCTGCCTATCTGCCGCGGGGTTCCTATTCGGCGGCGAAGGCATGGACCCTCTCGTTCAGCCGATGGGCCAACCTCCACTACCGGCGCGACGGAGTCCTCGTCACGGCACTCTGCCCCGGCTTTGTGCACACGGAGTTCCACGAGCGCATGGGCATGTCGAAGCGGTTCATCCCGCCGTTCCTATGGCTGCGCGCCTCGCGGGTCGTACGCGAGGGGCTGCTGGACAATCTCCGCGGGAAGGCTGTCTCGATCCCGTCGAGGCGGTACAAGGCCGTTGCACTCGTGAGCCATGTGCTCCCGCGCAGGCTCCTCGTGGGGCCCCGCAGGCGGCCGCTGAACTAA